A portion of the Micromonospora vinacea genome contains these proteins:
- the mycP gene encoding type VII secretion-associated serine protease mycosin, with protein MSRSITRPVLAGLAASLLTVPALPNVTATAGLRAAPACATPLAPVRPVAATPWPQQRYDPARLAPLATGVGVTVAVVDSGVDRVHPQLAGRVLPGADLLDPGGDGGRDCAGHGTGVASIIAAAPRPDVAFRGLAPGVRILPVRVSEQQVVQGRESGRTVSADEFAQAIRWAVDHDADVVNLSVVLYADDPEVRSAVRYAVERDVVLVAAAGNLHDSGDPRPFPAGYDGVLGVGAIGADGGRATFSQTGPYVDLVAPGSAVLTAAPGAGHHRVEGTSYAAPFVAATAALLREYRPELTAAQVAERIIATADPAPGAGHGGGYGAGVLNPYRAVTETSGGRTAAARPVAALADDRADPAQLARQARRAAARDRALLVGAVAGLTAVTVVLLALVLPRGARRRWRPAGPA; from the coding sequence ATGTCCCGATCGATCACGCGCCCGGTCCTGGCAGGTCTGGCCGCCAGTCTGTTGACCGTACCGGCCCTCCCGAACGTCACCGCCACCGCCGGGCTCCGGGCGGCACCGGCCTGCGCGACTCCGCTCGCCCCGGTGCGGCCGGTCGCGGCCACACCCTGGCCACAGCAACGGTACGACCCGGCGCGGCTCGCGCCGCTGGCCACCGGCGTCGGGGTGACCGTCGCGGTGGTCGACTCCGGGGTGGACCGGGTGCACCCGCAGTTGGCTGGCCGGGTGCTGCCCGGCGCCGACCTGCTCGACCCCGGCGGGGACGGTGGTCGGGACTGCGCCGGGCATGGCACCGGTGTGGCGAGCATCATCGCGGCGGCACCCCGCCCCGACGTCGCCTTCCGCGGCCTGGCGCCAGGTGTCCGAATTTTGCCGGTGCGGGTGAGTGAGCAGCAGGTGGTGCAGGGGCGGGAGTCGGGGCGTACGGTCAGCGCCGACGAGTTCGCCCAGGCCATCCGATGGGCCGTCGACCATGACGCCGACGTGGTGAACCTGTCCGTGGTGCTGTACGCGGACGACCCGGAGGTCCGTTCGGCAGTGCGGTACGCGGTCGAGCGGGACGTGGTGCTGGTGGCCGCCGCCGGCAACCTGCACGACAGCGGAGACCCCAGGCCGTTCCCCGCTGGCTACGACGGGGTGCTCGGCGTGGGCGCGATCGGGGCGGACGGCGGGCGGGCGACGTTCTCGCAGACCGGCCCGTACGTCGACCTGGTCGCGCCGGGCAGTGCGGTGCTGACCGCCGCACCCGGTGCCGGCCACCATCGGGTCGAAGGCACCAGTTACGCGGCACCCTTCGTGGCCGCCACCGCCGCGTTGCTGCGCGAGTACCGGCCGGAGCTGACCGCCGCCCAGGTGGCGGAGCGCATCATCGCCACCGCCGATCCAGCGCCGGGCGCGGGCCACGGCGGCGGGTACGGCGCCGGGGTGTTGAACCCCTACCGGGCGGTCACCGAGACCAGCGGCGGCCGTACGGCCGCTGCCCGGCCGGTCGCCGCGCTCGCCGACGATCGGGCCGACCCGGCGCAGCTCGCCCGCCAGGCCCGTCGGGCCGCCGCGCGGGACCGAGCCCTGCTGGTCGGCGCGGTGGCCGGCCTGACGGCGGTCACCGTGGTGCTGCTCGCCCTGGTGCTGCCCCGGGGCGCGCGTCGGCGTTGGCGCCCGGCCGGCCCGGCCTGA
- a CDS encoding phage holin family protein has protein sequence MGFLKGLLIRLASTALAFWLATLLIPGISLDSNSATETVTTLLLVAVIFGVVNAVLQPIIKTVGCGFYLLTLGLIALVVNGLLFLLTSWIADQAGLPFSVDGFWPAAVLGALFVSIVTWILGAVLDRD, from the coding sequence ATGGGTTTTCTGAAAGGTCTGCTGATTCGGCTGGCCAGCACAGCTCTGGCTTTCTGGCTGGCCACGCTCCTCATCCCGGGCATCTCCCTGGATTCGAACTCCGCCACCGAGACGGTGACCACGCTGCTCCTGGTGGCGGTGATCTTCGGCGTGGTCAACGCGGTTCTCCAGCCGATCATCAAGACCGTCGGTTGTGGCTTCTACCTGCTGACCCTGGGTCTCATCGCCCTGGTGGTGAACGGGCTGCTGTTCCTGCTCACCAGCTGGATCGCCGACCAGGCCGGGCTGCCGTTCTCGGTGGACGGTTTCTGGCCGGCAGCCGTGCTCGGTGCCCTCTTCGTGAGCATCGTGACCTGGATCCTCGGCGCCGTCCTCGACCGGGACTGA
- a CDS encoding IclR family transcriptional regulator, with amino-acid sequence MRDPLAEPSDLIRSVSRALRVLESVGRAPKGLTVKQIARRCELTVATTYHLVRTLAYEGYVIRREDGTYIVGLEVADRYRELVTAFRGPPAVGETLRRAALDTGYSHYLGRFVGGQVALTAVAEGHRSPYLEDLVPGFDEGAHATALGKSLLATLTTDQRYRYLREYGMRPFTTATLTTTESFEADLAAGDRRGMQLEMGQFRQGVACAAVLVAPDKDMERRVVLACALPASEMMTSARVVRAKLLTVARSVADGIASDN; translated from the coding sequence GTGCGCGACCCCTTGGCAGAACCTTCGGACCTGATTCGCAGCGTGTCCCGAGCGCTACGGGTGCTGGAGTCGGTCGGTCGCGCCCCGAAGGGCCTGACCGTCAAGCAGATCGCCCGGCGCTGCGAGCTGACCGTGGCCACCACCTACCACCTGGTCCGCACCCTCGCCTACGAGGGCTACGTGATCCGTCGCGAGGACGGCACGTACATCGTGGGGTTGGAGGTGGCCGACCGGTACCGGGAACTGGTGACGGCGTTCCGGGGCCCGCCAGCGGTCGGTGAGACCCTGCGGCGGGCCGCACTGGACACCGGCTACAGCCACTACCTCGGTCGGTTCGTCGGCGGTCAGGTGGCGCTCACCGCGGTCGCCGAGGGGCACCGCTCTCCCTACCTGGAGGACCTGGTCCCCGGCTTCGACGAAGGGGCGCACGCGACAGCGCTCGGCAAGTCGCTGCTCGCCACCCTCACTACCGACCAGCGCTACCGCTATCTGCGCGAGTACGGCATGCGCCCGTTCACCACCGCCACGCTGACCACCACCGAGAGTTTCGAGGCCGACCTGGCCGCCGGTGACCGGCGCGGCATGCAGTTGGAGATGGGGCAGTTCCGGCAGGGGGTGGCCTGCGCCGCGGTGCTCGTCGCACCGGACAAGGACATGGAACGCCGCGTCGTGCTGGCCTGCGCGTTGCCGGCCAGCGAGATGATGACCTCCGCCCGGGTGGTACGCGCCAAGCTGCTCACAGTAGCCCGCAGCGTGGCCGACGGCATCGCCTCCGACAACTGA
- a CDS encoding anti-sigma factor family protein: protein MTRCEFAYDDGAYVLGALAPAERAAYERHLGGCASCREAVAEIAVLPGLLGRLDPAGLEQILPPPAPPRVPALLDEARQRRRRERAADRRRYALTTLAAAGLALLVGVGTAVALPRPVDPSGPPGAQGTPTQQVSMVAMRPVAAAGPVHADLGLTGTKWGTQVTMRCGYDARTSYGKAYPFRLVARGPNGATEQIGSWLAAPGDDLSFTGATRFTDAELVSVELQKADGTPLLTYAVP from the coding sequence ATGACCCGGTGCGAGTTCGCGTACGACGACGGCGCGTACGTGCTGGGTGCCCTGGCCCCGGCCGAGCGGGCGGCCTACGAGCGGCACCTCGGCGGCTGCGCCTCGTGTCGCGAGGCGGTCGCCGAGATCGCCGTCCTGCCCGGGTTGCTCGGGCGCCTCGACCCGGCGGGGTTGGAGCAGATCCTGCCGCCGCCGGCCCCGCCCCGGGTGCCCGCGCTGCTCGACGAGGCCCGCCAGCGCCGGCGCCGGGAACGCGCCGCGGACCGGCGACGGTACGCACTGACCACACTGGCCGCCGCCGGGCTGGCGCTGCTGGTCGGCGTGGGCACCGCCGTGGCGTTGCCCCGACCTGTCGACCCTTCCGGGCCGCCCGGCGCCCAGGGCACACCGACCCAGCAGGTGTCGATGGTCGCCATGCGGCCGGTGGCCGCCGCCGGGCCGGTGCACGCCGACCTCGGGCTCACCGGCACCAAGTGGGGCACCCAGGTGACCATGCGCTGCGGGTACGACGCGCGGACGAGCTACGGCAAGGCGTACCCGTTCCGGTTGGTGGCGCGCGGCCCGAACGGCGCCACCGAGCAGATCGGCTCATGGCTGGCCGCCCCCGGCGACGACCTCAGCTTCACCGGCGCCACGAGGTTCACCGACGCCGAGCTGGTCAGCGTGGAGCTGCAGAAAGCCGACGGCACCCCCCTCCTGACCTACGCCGTCCCCTAA
- a CDS encoding sigma-70 family RNA polymerase sigma factor, whose translation MSDHDAQLLRALHDEHAEALYAHALRLVNGDRQRAEDLVQETLLRAWRHPESLDPTRGSVRSWLFTTARNLAIDAWRRRSTRVGEVFTDDLPEPPEAIDEAERAVEAWTVAEALNRLSPTHREVLVECFYQGRSVAEAASRLGVPPGTVKSRTHYALRSLRLVLAEMGVTG comes from the coding sequence ATCAGCGACCACGACGCCCAACTGCTGCGCGCGCTGCACGACGAGCACGCGGAGGCGCTGTACGCCCATGCCCTGCGGCTGGTCAACGGGGACCGGCAGCGGGCCGAGGACCTGGTGCAGGAGACGCTGCTGCGGGCCTGGCGACATCCGGAGTCACTCGACCCGACGCGCGGATCGGTGCGGTCCTGGCTGTTCACCACCGCCCGCAACCTGGCCATCGACGCCTGGCGGCGGCGATCCACCCGGGTCGGCGAGGTGTTCACCGACGATCTGCCCGAACCGCCCGAGGCGATCGACGAGGCCGAACGGGCGGTGGAGGCGTGGACCGTCGCCGAGGCCCTGAACCGGCTCAGCCCGACCCACCGGGAAGTGCTCGTCGAGTGCTTCTACCAGGGGCGGTCGGTGGCCGAGGCGGCGTCCCGCCTGGGCGTACCGCCAGGGACCGTGAAATCCCGCACCCACTACGCGCTGCGGTCTCTACGGTTGGTCCTGGCCGAAATGGGGGTGACGGGATGA
- a CDS encoding WXG100 family type VII secretion target — translation MSQTKAEAAVMQQTAAKFEQVDQSLQSMLTGLLAELEVLQQAWRGAGGRSFEQVKQQWSQDQAALHRALRETAGAIRTAGRQYDVSDDEVSSRVAGTNRGGIQLPL, via the coding sequence ATGTCCCAAACCAAGGCAGAAGCAGCGGTGATGCAGCAGACCGCCGCGAAGTTCGAGCAGGTGGACCAGTCGTTGCAGTCCATGCTGACCGGCCTGTTGGCCGAGCTGGAGGTGTTGCAGCAGGCCTGGCGTGGCGCTGGTGGCCGCTCGTTCGAGCAGGTCAAGCAGCAGTGGTCACAGGACCAGGCGGCGTTGCACCGCGCGCTGCGGGAGACCGCCGGTGCGATCCGCACCGCCGGTCGGCAGTACGACGTGTCCGACGACGAGGTGTCCAGCCGGGTGGCCGGCACGAACCGCGGCGGCATTCAGCTGCCGCTCTGA
- a CDS encoding PhoX family protein produces MSDRPRLLPLLNGTRHGTRDAMTCLYRCGNACDHPVPNTSDNAYFGDVVNAEVSRRGVVRAGAVGALVLGFGGAAAGALAGAAPAMAAPTTPDVPEAFGFGRPSTGVGSGALTFKPIPPNKLDTLVVPNGYDHAVVIKWGDPVLPGAPEFNLHHQTAAAQSKQFGYNNDFVGVLPLDKQGRRALLVVNHEYTNEDLMFPGFPGLDGLSVEQLRTAMAAHGMSVVELERVAGTGQWKPVDKGPRPYNRRVTALSTKFDLTGPAAGSAWLKTAADPKGRTVVGTLNNCAGGVTPWGTVLSGEENFNQYFVGADAAPAELKPKLDRYGISTASRYPSGSRKWERADERFDLTKHPNEAHRFGWVVEIDPFDPESRPRKHTAMGRFKHEGANVIVAKDGHVVAYMGDDERFDYLYKFVSDKKFMKGNSWAARKHNLTLLESGTLYVAKLDQTSAAEIDGSGKLPTDGAFNGRGRWIKLVSGNRSFVDGMTAADVLTFTRLAGDKVGATKMDRPEDVEPSLLTGKVYVALTNNTNRGVGSNPKADEANPRTANKHGQILELVEDRNDNASETFAWSLPIVCGDPTDPSTFFAGYDKSKVSPISCPDNVAFDATGNLWISTDGNALGSNDGLFATAVEGPERGHLKQFLTVPLGAETCGPFITGDNRSVFVAVQHPGEITGASVENPASNWPDGDYAKPGVVVTWRLDGGPVGS; encoded by the coding sequence ATGAGCGACCGTCCCCGGCTGCTCCCCCTGTTGAACGGCACCCGCCATGGCACCCGCGACGCCATGACCTGCCTGTACCGGTGCGGAAACGCGTGTGACCACCCGGTGCCGAACACCTCCGACAACGCGTACTTCGGTGACGTGGTGAACGCCGAGGTGTCGCGGCGTGGCGTGGTCCGGGCCGGCGCGGTCGGCGCGCTGGTGCTCGGCTTCGGCGGCGCGGCAGCCGGTGCGCTCGCCGGTGCGGCCCCGGCCATGGCGGCCCCGACCACCCCGGACGTTCCGGAGGCCTTCGGTTTCGGCCGTCCCAGCACCGGGGTGGGCAGCGGCGCGCTGACCTTCAAGCCGATCCCGCCGAACAAGCTGGACACCCTTGTCGTGCCGAACGGCTACGACCACGCCGTGGTGATCAAGTGGGGTGACCCGGTGCTGCCGGGCGCGCCGGAGTTCAACCTGCACCACCAGACCGCCGCCGCGCAGTCCAAGCAGTTCGGCTACAACAACGACTTCGTGGGCGTGCTGCCGCTGGACAAGCAGGGCAGGCGGGCGCTGCTCGTGGTGAACCACGAGTACACGAACGAGGACCTGATGTTCCCGGGCTTCCCCGGCCTGGACGGGCTCTCCGTGGAGCAGCTGCGCACCGCCATGGCCGCGCACGGCATGTCGGTCGTCGAGTTGGAGCGGGTCGCCGGCACCGGGCAGTGGAAGCCGGTCGACAAGGGTCCGCGGCCGTACAACCGGCGGGTCACCGCGCTGAGCACCAAGTTCGACCTGACCGGCCCGGCCGCCGGCTCGGCCTGGCTGAAGACCGCCGCCGACCCCAAGGGCCGCACTGTCGTCGGCACGCTGAACAACTGTGCCGGTGGCGTGACCCCGTGGGGCACTGTGCTCTCCGGTGAGGAGAACTTCAACCAGTACTTCGTCGGCGCCGACGCCGCCCCGGCCGAACTGAAGCCGAAGCTGGACCGTTACGGCATCAGCACCGCCAGCCGCTACCCCAGCGGCAGCCGCAAGTGGGAGCGCGCCGACGAGCGCTTCGACCTGACGAAGCACCCCAACGAGGCACACCGGTTCGGCTGGGTCGTCGAGATCGACCCGTTCGACCCGGAGAGCCGCCCGCGCAAGCACACCGCGATGGGCCGGTTCAAGCACGAGGGCGCCAACGTGATCGTCGCCAAGGACGGCCACGTGGTCGCGTACATGGGCGACGACGAGCGGTTCGACTACCTCTACAAGTTCGTCTCGGACAAGAAGTTCATGAAGGGCAACTCCTGGGCTGCCCGCAAGCACAACCTGACCCTGCTGGAGTCCGGCACGCTCTACGTGGCGAAGCTCGACCAGACCAGCGCCGCCGAGATCGACGGCTCGGGCAAGCTCCCCACCGACGGCGCGTTCAACGGCCGTGGTCGCTGGATCAAGCTGGTCAGCGGCAACCGGTCGTTCGTCGACGGGATGACCGCCGCGGACGTGCTCACCTTCACCCGGCTCGCCGGTGACAAGGTCGGCGCGACCAAGATGGACCGCCCCGAGGACGTCGAGCCGAGCCTGCTCACCGGCAAGGTGTACGTGGCGCTGACCAACAACACCAACCGCGGCGTGGGCAGCAACCCGAAGGCGGACGAGGCCAACCCGCGCACCGCCAACAAGCACGGGCAGATCCTGGAGCTGGTCGAGGACCGCAACGACAACGCCTCGGAGACCTTCGCCTGGTCGCTGCCGATCGTCTGCGGCGACCCGACCGACCCGTCGACCTTCTTCGCCGGGTACGACAAGTCCAAGGTCTCCCCGATCTCCTGCCCGGACAACGTCGCCTTCGACGCCACCGGCAACCTCTGGATCTCCACCGACGGCAACGCGCTGGGCAGCAACGACGGCCTGTTCGCCACCGCCGTGGAGGGTCCGGAGCGGGGTCACCTCAAGCAGTTCCTGACCGTGCCGCTCGGCGCGGAGACCTGCGGCCCGTTCATCACCGGCGACAACCGCTCGGTCTTCGTCGCGGTGCAGCACCCGGGCGAGATCACCGGGGCCTCGGTGGAGAACCCGGCCTCGAACTGGCCGGACGGTGACTACGCCAAGCCGGGCGTGGTGGTCACCTGGCGCCTCGACGGCGGCCCGGTGGGCAGCTGA
- a CDS encoding WXG100 family type VII secretion target: MDHGVLVVNFAALQQAGADIQKALNTLDAQLGQLERDAAPLVASWTGEARQAYEQRQAKWRSASQDLQGMLRDIRLAVNDSATDYLDTEKKNTGLFQ; the protein is encoded by the coding sequence ATGGACCATGGTGTGCTGGTCGTCAACTTCGCCGCGCTGCAACAGGCCGGCGCTGACATTCAGAAGGCGTTGAACACCCTCGACGCGCAACTCGGCCAACTCGAACGCGACGCCGCCCCCCTGGTGGCGAGCTGGACGGGCGAGGCGCGGCAGGCCTACGAGCAGCGGCAGGCGAAGTGGCGCTCGGCCTCGCAGGACCTACAGGGCATGCTGCGTGACATCAGGTTGGCGGTGAACGACTCCGCCACCGACTACCTGGACACCGAGAAGAAGAACACCGGGCTGTTCCAGTGA
- the eccE gene encoding type VII secretion protein EccE, translating into MPAITTGGPHPPAPVGSGADAFPLAIGAGRPTDSGPGSADQRTPRRRSPVDRWVALGRRLGAGARAGQLVTAQVAAALVLVALGRPAPVVAVAVLVAVLLLAAAWVPVRGRWLFEWLGTATAHLTRRRVLTGPAGAAELLDLVAPGTVVRSTELTSGPAAVLEDTTGMVALLELGDPGDLLGDASQAIPAPAALLSPAGPDQPPLLIQLLLAGAPAPVPSAGGTVGTSYRQLTDGRLAGRERAVVAVRVLRVNGWSEEDLRRVLAGTVRRIVRRLGPLAARPLGVPAALRVLGELAHHDGEPVRESWPAIRSGNLVQATFRLIRWPDAGAAAGRRLVPRLLALPATATTVSICSGPSPTMSTSSGPLATSGAPTELTVRLAAATATELAAATEALTRLVTDLGGKLRRLDGAHLSGLAATLPLALTAPGAQARPPAPGAQPGPAVTDWELSLGDAGMMVGTNRHGRAVTVRLFRPESTRVLLVGGVRAVQLVALRALALGALVVVQTARPRAWEPFIRGVGAPGGTIPLLPPGRAVADGVGTALRPLLLIVDAGPVAAEAAPGPPWRATLVVRDELTPADVDALSRADLALLQPLTSAEATLAGAALGLGGSAEWLTRIREDMVAVVNRRALRWALLSPTPIEAQLIGPPTRG; encoded by the coding sequence GTGCCGGCGATCACCACCGGAGGGCCGCACCCACCGGCCCCGGTCGGGTCCGGGGCAGACGCCTTTCCACTGGCGATCGGGGCGGGCCGACCCACCGACAGCGGTCCGGGGTCGGCCGACCAGCGCACCCCCCGTCGCCGGTCGCCGGTGGACCGCTGGGTCGCGCTCGGCCGTCGCCTGGGCGCCGGTGCGCGAGCCGGTCAACTGGTCACCGCGCAGGTCGCGGCGGCGCTCGTCCTCGTCGCCCTGGGCCGACCCGCACCGGTCGTCGCGGTGGCCGTGCTGGTGGCAGTGCTGCTGCTGGCGGCCGCCTGGGTGCCGGTTCGGGGGCGGTGGCTCTTCGAGTGGTTGGGCACCGCCACCGCCCATCTGACCCGCCGGCGGGTGCTGACGGGGCCGGCCGGAGCGGCCGAGCTGCTCGACCTTGTCGCTCCGGGCACTGTAGTCCGCTCGACGGAGCTGACCAGCGGGCCGGCGGCCGTCCTGGAGGACACCACCGGCATGGTCGCGCTCCTGGAGCTCGGCGACCCCGGTGACCTGCTGGGCGACGCGTCCCAGGCGATCCCCGCCCCGGCCGCGTTGCTCTCCCCGGCCGGGCCGGACCAGCCCCCGCTGCTGATCCAACTGCTGCTCGCCGGTGCGCCGGCACCGGTACCGAGCGCCGGAGGCACTGTCGGCACGTCGTACCGGCAGCTCACCGACGGGCGGCTCGCCGGGCGAGAACGGGCCGTAGTGGCGGTCCGGGTACTGCGGGTGAACGGCTGGTCCGAGGAGGACCTGCGCCGGGTGCTCGCCGGCACGGTCCGTCGGATCGTCCGCCGGCTCGGCCCGTTGGCCGCGCGGCCACTCGGGGTGCCCGCGGCGCTGCGCGTCCTGGGCGAGCTGGCCCACCACGACGGAGAACCGGTCCGGGAGTCCTGGCCGGCGATCCGGTCCGGCAACCTGGTCCAGGCCACCTTCCGACTGATCCGCTGGCCCGACGCGGGCGCTGCGGCCGGACGCCGGCTGGTGCCCCGCCTGCTCGCGCTGCCGGCGACGGCCACGACGGTGTCGATCTGCTCAGGTCCGTCACCGACGATGTCCACGTCGTCGGGTCCGCTGGCGACGAGCGGAGCGCCGACCGAGCTGACCGTACGCCTGGCCGCCGCGACGGCAACCGAGTTGGCGGCGGCCACCGAGGCGCTGACCCGCCTGGTGACCGACCTGGGTGGAAAGCTACGCCGACTGGACGGCGCCCACCTGAGCGGGCTGGCCGCTACGCTGCCGTTGGCGCTGACGGCACCCGGGGCCCAGGCCCGTCCACCGGCGCCGGGGGCGCAGCCCGGCCCGGCGGTGACCGACTGGGAGCTGTCGCTGGGTGACGCGGGCATGATGGTCGGCACCAACCGGCACGGCCGAGCCGTCACCGTGCGACTGTTCCGGCCGGAGAGCACCCGTGTGCTGCTGGTCGGCGGGGTGCGCGCAGTCCAACTGGTGGCCCTGCGCGCGCTGGCGCTCGGTGCCCTGGTGGTGGTGCAGACCGCCCGGCCGCGCGCCTGGGAGCCGTTCATCCGGGGGGTTGGCGCGCCGGGTGGCACGATCCCGCTGCTTCCGCCGGGTCGGGCGGTCGCCGACGGGGTGGGCACCGCGCTGCGTCCGTTGCTGCTGATCGTCGACGCCGGGCCGGTGGCGGCCGAGGCCGCGCCGGGCCCGCCGTGGCGGGCCACACTGGTGGTACGCGACGAGCTGACCCCGGCCGATGTGGACGCGTTGAGCCGCGCCGACCTGGCGTTGCTCCAACCGCTGACCTCCGCCGAGGCAACCCTGGCCGGAGCCGCGCTGGGGCTGGGCGGCTCGGCCGAGTGGCTGACCCGGATCCGGGAGGACATGGTGGCCGTGGTCAACCGGCGGGCGCTGCGCTGGGCACTGCTCTCCCCCACACCGATCGAGGCGCAACTGATCGGGCCGCCGACGCGCGGCTGA
- a CDS encoding GNAT family N-acetyltransferase, which yields MFTLTYSDGHLLSTDPARIDLDLVHHWLSTDAYWALGRDRETTERAFDGSLPFGVYRPEDGRQVAVARVVTDGATFAWLCDVYVDRAARGRGLGGWLAGAVRDHLDELGVRRILLCTNDAHQVYAGVGFTPLDAPQRWMQLDRRPPVTPITGKEQSSTTPLTVEA from the coding sequence ATGTTCACGCTGACCTATTCCGATGGCCACCTGCTCAGCACCGATCCGGCGCGGATCGACCTGGACCTGGTGCACCACTGGTTGTCCACCGACGCGTACTGGGCGCTCGGACGAGACCGGGAGACCACCGAGCGGGCGTTCGACGGCTCACTGCCCTTCGGCGTCTACCGGCCGGAGGACGGCCGCCAGGTCGCGGTGGCCCGGGTCGTCACTGACGGTGCCACCTTCGCCTGGCTCTGCGACGTGTACGTCGACCGCGCCGCCCGGGGGCGCGGTCTGGGCGGGTGGCTGGCCGGCGCGGTCCGCGACCACCTGGACGAGCTGGGCGTACGCCGGATCCTGCTCTGCACCAACGACGCCCACCAGGTGTACGCGGGGGTGGGCTTCACCCCGCTGGACGCGCCGCAACGCTGGATGCAGCTGGACCGGCGGCCCCCGGTGACCCCCATCACCGGAAAGGAACAAAGCAGCACTACGCCCCTTACGGTGGAAGCGTGA
- the rarD gene encoding EamA family transporter RarD — translation MTPLRLGYLYGLGAYLLWGFFPLYLKLLRPAGPLEILAHRIVWSVVFVALLLAALRNVGFLRALLRRPWAVAGIVAAAALIAVNWGTYIYGVNSDRVVETALGYFINPLVVVLLGVTVLRERLRPAQWVALGIGASAVAVLTVDYGRLPWLALTLAFSFAGYGLVKKRLGLPAAEGLFVESAVLALPALGYLAWLMAKADLTFGHVSAGHTALLVLAGAATAIPLLMFAGAANRLPLSSLGMIQYLAPILQLGCGVLIFHEPMPPARLAGFALVWLALIVFTADAVRTSRRTRQSRQPTAVPTPLPTP, via the coding sequence GTGACGCCACTCCGTCTGGGATACCTCTACGGCCTCGGCGCGTACCTGCTCTGGGGTTTCTTTCCGCTCTACCTGAAGCTGCTGCGACCCGCCGGCCCGCTGGAGATCCTGGCCCACCGGATCGTCTGGTCGGTGGTCTTCGTGGCCCTGCTGCTGGCGGCGCTGCGCAACGTCGGCTTCCTGCGGGCGCTGCTGCGCCGCCCCTGGGCGGTGGCGGGGATCGTCGCCGCCGCCGCGCTGATCGCTGTCAACTGGGGCACCTACATCTACGGGGTCAACTCCGACCGGGTGGTGGAGACCGCGCTCGGCTACTTCATCAACCCGCTGGTAGTGGTGCTGCTCGGGGTGACGGTGCTGCGGGAGCGGCTGCGCCCGGCGCAGTGGGTGGCGCTGGGGATCGGCGCGTCGGCTGTCGCGGTGCTCACCGTGGACTACGGCAGGCTGCCGTGGCTGGCGTTGACGCTGGCGTTCAGTTTCGCCGGCTACGGCCTGGTCAAGAAGCGGCTCGGGTTGCCGGCGGCGGAGGGGCTCTTCGTCGAGTCGGCGGTGCTGGCGTTGCCGGCTCTGGGTTACCTGGCCTGGCTGATGGCGAAGGCCGACCTGACCTTCGGGCACGTCTCGGCCGGGCACACCGCGCTACTGGTGCTGGCCGGCGCGGCCACGGCGATTCCGCTGCTGATGTTCGCCGGGGCGGCCAACCGACTGCCGCTGAGCAGCCTCGGCATGATCCAGTACCTGGCGCCGATCCTCCAGCTCGGCTGCGGGGTGCTGATCTTCCACGAGCCGATGCCGCCGGCCCGGCTGGCCGGTTTCGCGCTGGTCTGGCTGGCCCTGATCGTCTTCACCGCCGACGCCGTCCGCACCTCCCGCCGCACCCGCCAGTCCCGCCAACCCACAGCGGTCCCCACCCCTCTCCCCACCCCCTGA